The Rosa rugosa chromosome 1, drRosRugo1.1, whole genome shotgun sequence genomic sequence ATTTATTACTTGAAGGGATATTTTCACACTACCATCAGCAATCTTTAACCATGAAGAAAGCTTCAAATCTAGACTAGCATAACAAGAACTTATGAATAAACTCGAACAGACAATGTACTGAAAATTGTTACTTACTTGGTGAGTTGAAAGGAAGAATATATCTGGATCCTCATAGAAAGCATCATTTGTCCCATTCCCGTGGTgaacatcaaaatcaattatAAAGACACGCTTCAAGCCATGTGCACGCTGAGCATAACGAGCTGCAATAGCAATAtttccaaacacacaaaaccccATCGGACCCTTTGGAATTGCATGGTGTCCTGGAGGTCTTATTAAAGCAAAACCAGTAGGTGGATCCCTGCTGTTCTTTGACTCTGCTACCTGAGATAAGAAAAAGAATGTATTGGAAGAGACGAGATTTACACCATATAAAATTTTGATCTTTTTGAAGAAGAGTCTCACAATCAATTGAACTTCAATGCAAACGTATCACCCAAACAGTTCAGGACACATAATTAGCCTAGATTATCAGCAAGACACTGATTGAGAAATCACCACTGAATCAATTAAGGCAATTCCTGCTCCAGCTGCAATCATTGACTCCTGGAATGTCTACATTATTAACACCGCTGTTAGTAGAAGCGGAACTGAAAACAAACTATTTGATTGTTATGAAAGAATAGCTAACCAGTTTGCTTATACAATTAAACTTGGAAAAGAAAGCTGAAATGACTTACCTCAACAGTTGCATATGTTGGTCCAGAGCCTTCTATAAAAATAAGGCCGTCTTTTGAGGCTTGATCCATAGCCTAGAAATGGAAGGAGGGGGCAAATAAGATGACTAAAAACAAATATTAAATCTAAAGGAGCAAAGGGTGCCTCAAAATTGATGGTTTTAAAAATACATTCCCATACAACATATAAAATcattaccaaaaaaagaaaaaaaaaacatatatatatatatccctttATAGTACTACCATTATGAGAAAAAACATATATTTCCAGTACCAATAGATGTCCAAGGCTGACAACGTCAGTAGGAAAAGTGAAGAGAAATAAACACCATATACAAGGAAAGAGTGGAGATGGTACAAAGACTTGAACTAAGTGATGCAGTCCAGCCTATAGCCAATTAAATTCTCAAGCTATACGAAATTTAATATTTCCAGTGCCCCCagtattgaaaacaaaaaatagcAGCTGTGAAGAAAAGCTTCTTTGAGCCTTATATCTGCCAGTTCCCCAGCACATCATACAATCCTAATTTGTTGGTTAACTTAGAATCTACCTTTTCAAGGCCTGATACATATGATTGAGTATGAACACTTGTGATGTCATCCACTGATGCTGGCCTAAATTTTTGAAGTTCAATAACCTTCGAGCCACGGAACTGGGTTACAAAGAAAAGATGATTAAACAAACTGTAGTATATTTTACTACAAAGATATCTTTACAGAGAAATATAGTACAAAAGAATGAACCAGATGCCCAATTAAACAAATAGGAAGGTCTTACGGCAACAACACCCTTATCTACCACATAGCCGAATACAGAACAATACCCTAATGCTCCTATTTAACAGATGGAACATAGAAATATAAAACCATTTCATTTTCAATCAACATACAGAACTTCAATTGGAATGGCTGAGGAATGTATTACTACACATACGAGTGTGGCCCAAGTGATTGCATGCCGTTGATATCTATCCATAGTGGTAGTCAACCAACTATATCAAGAGCATAGTTCTAAAGTGTACATGGTCAGTCGGACCATATTGGCCTCAACATGCCTATGTGAGGATTATTGTCAAGGATTTTGAGGTCCTGTACTTGGGAGATCTGTTAACTAAAAGACTGGCAATGAATCTGGTGTGGAAGAAAACAAGGTTAAGTGGGCTAAAGTCCATTGCAATGAGAACAAATAATTGAACTCAACTCAGTacttgaaactttttttttttttttttttctgaggaAAAGATGAAACTATCACTGATTAAGATTGGTAACAATCATGATAATGGCATCCTGAAAAAGATCATGAGCTGATTAAGAAACATTATACCATATATTCCTTGATTTTCCTTGTTAAATTGGAAAGGCAAGTAAAAAATGTATTATAGATTGAGATATTTCCATTTCATGAGATATATCTCACAGAGTGAGCGATACCTTTGGTGTGAGCTCCAATTTGTCAAGAGCCTGCACTATAGCAGGAACTCTAAAGTGAGATTCTGGATGAGCCTCCTGTTGGCAATAATAAGTTGAAACTAAAATTAAAGGCATATAGAAATATCACAGTTAACGATACAATGAAGAGAAACAGACTACTAAGTACCAAGCACGATAGCTAGCGACTCAACAGATTGATGGTGGATCATAGAACTTGTCATGAGATAATCTACTTCAAGGATACGTTGACAATTTTTTTAATACTGTAAGGCAAAACAACATTATTTGAAGAGTTTCCCACCAACTGACACCATTCTGCTGGGAATATGTAGGACTATTTTTGACATGCTTAAATCTCAGATAAAACATCCCTTCAAATGCCTCTATCTACAAGGCTTATACATGGATTGACTCTACATGAAGTATGATTAACCGAATAGTACAGCAATGATAATGGATACTACACTGATTTGTTTGTCTGGGTAAGTACTCAAGAGCGAAGGCCTAAGATCTTGAATGGGGAATGTTAAAGCTCTCAGCAATAGAATCAGCTGATAAGCCAGCACAAAAGCAGTTTAAAACAGGCTCAGCAGGAGAACAGATTGGTTGGTACTATTCAAGGCATTGCTCAGCAAGTCCAATTCATCATGCATGCCTATCTCATTCTAACCATGGCCCAGAAAGGACTTACATTTGATAGAATACGTAAACATTTCCAGCAGAGCAAGCCCAAAAGCTAAGGAAAAGGAAAGGTTCCCAACTAAAAAGATGAGTGTACCTGGTTATGACCCATGGCAGGAGCTACAGCATAAATTATACGTGCATCACTTGGTTTTGTATTAATGGGTATGTATGGACTTTCTCCATGGCCAGTACCATTTGAAAAAGAACTAGAAGCTTCTGTTGTTTTGGAGAAACATCCCCTTCCTCTTCGCAAATTCTTATACAAAATTCCATCTGTTGCAAATATTGCATCCAAGTGAAGTCTTTCAGGACTCCTCCAGTTGCAAAAACGCTGCCGTGCCAAAAACAACACATTCCCTAAAACCAGAACAGTTATCTTCAGAATATTTGCAGTATACAAACTGCTCCAATATATCAAACAGATTAAGAACTATTGCACCAAATGGCATACCATACATCTGAAACAGGACATTATTTGTATAAATtatgattaaaaaaagaaaagaaaagaaaagaatatctCAAGCAACATACATCAATGAGAAACCAAATTTGAGGAAGAACATCATTGTGACTAATAAATATATAGACGAAGCCTTGAAACCAATGAATTTCATGCTTGTGATCCGGAGGAGGCATATTGATTGATATTAAGATCTGTTCATAATTTAGCTTGTTATTAACTAGCTAGCCAGGCTCAAACTGAATTCCATGCCAACCGTTTTGCAGGCTAAACATGACCAATAACTTGATTACTGGTTCTAAACCTGTGTCAACGTGGCTCAGTTCCTATTCTATTGCAACTTAACTGCATAACTAGAACTACAGACTATAATTCTAAATTAAACATACTCACTGATAGGCACTTGAACTAAACCTACTTAGTAAGGAATGCATGAATTTCTTAGCTGTGGCAGTCTCCAAAACATTCTGGCAGCTTTCTTTAATTCATTTGAACATTCCTTTGAGAAATGACTTTTCAAGACAATTTCCAAATGTTAAAGCCATTGTTTTGTATACCAATTGAAGTTCCAAGCCAagtaattcaaatgtttgtatcATGTATTTCCCTGTTTAGATTGGGAAAGATGTTCCATTTACTGGAGTTCCTTTTCCATCAATTACGCCTTTGATGAAGAGATATTTCATCTTGGGATCTTTTTACTAGCCCTAAGCCCTAAGCCCTAAGAAGATGAAGACTCGTGTTAAGAGGATCAAGATCTTAAGTTAATAATCAAGGGGCAAACATACAGACTTGTCTCATGAGTCATGATATGTGGCATTGCAAGCTTGCAACACCAAAACTGTTCCCCATCTATAACTTCAATTAGAGAGCAATGACCATAACCCATTATTTCAAAGTTACTATGTAAATACTACTTTACTTGAATGTGGAAGCAAAATGAGAGTAGCCAAACCAAAACCATGAAGAATCTTGACATCAATTTACAAAGCCTTGTACACTATTTCCAGACTCTGATGGGAAAACCTCACAAATTAATTCGATATAATTGATGAAGCATATAGACCAGATGAGCGGAAAAGTTAtgattcagagagagagaggtttacCGGCCAAAGACGGCGAAGAAGGAACTGAAAGGAGGTCCATGAACACAGACTATTGGCCGGAGTGCAACACTTTTGCCGCGGGTAAAGGTAACAAGTAGTAGCAGAGGACGTTAAACGGCAGATGGCGGCAATATGAAACTTATGGCAAAGTCGAATTAAACCATTAGGATAGATATGGTAGGCCTCAATTCAATGGCATCTGTGGCCTAATCTCACCACGTGTCTATAATAGTTACTACCCAAGAAGCGAAGATCGAGTGGAGGAGGTTATCCACGGAGAAAACAAGCGTTTGCATATTTACATTGTTCACCAGCTCAATAATTAAGGCAAGAAATAAAATAattgaaatttaaaattaattcatttaGATATTTATGGGTAATTGAGCATAATACTCTTGCTCAGTTGCTGAACCTAGTGAACATTATAAAAAAATGTTCAATATATGGTGTCACGTGTTTAGTTACTGAGTAGGGAAATtctactcaattactctttgtTTTAGGTCtaatagtgaaaaaaaaaaaatttaagtttgagttgttttattttccacTTTTAGATCTTGATCGAATGGTACCATGGTAGTTGAGCATAATTTCCTTATTCAGTGTCAAGAAAGTGAACGTTATTGGTAATTAAATATGATTGTGGGGTACTCAACAAATTTGACTCACAATCATGACGATTAAACCTCGCCATGAATATACGAGTAAATATGACCATGAATACGATGATAATTACAATTTGTAAATGCTACAGTGATGACGGCTATTAAGCACGATAATGATGACGCCTATTAAGCGCGGCAATGATGACTATCATAAAGCTCGGAAATAAGTACAAGTATAAAGGCGGTAATAAATCACAACTTATGACCCAAGTCACCTCACACCTATAAGTAGGGGGCAAGACAACCAGGTATGATATCTCATTCTAGCTTGTTTTACTCCACTCAACTAAGAAATGTACTGgcttaggcatcagagggttttctgcaggtatcccCCTCCTCTTCAAGTCGACGGTCAAACTCCAAGTCAACACTCAAATGAAGCTTCTCGATCGTTCCTGGTCAACTCCCGCTCCAGTCcacattcattggtgagtcaaaatcaTCTACGAAATTttttgtcaccaacaatgattGCATAATTTTCCCTTCTCATATTTCTCAAGTGCTTTTATTAATTTGATATCTTGTTGTATAAGATCTCACATGGATCTTGTCTATGTTTAAGAATAATGAAATCAAAGAGAAAATTGGGAGAATAgttgtgtctttcattgataataggagcctctatATAGAGAGGATACAAGTACAAAACCATTGAGTACAAGTAATCCTATTCTAATTAAGATTAGGAATCTAGAACAATCTTCTCTTATTACAACAATAGAAAGTAATCCTAATTTGGTAAGACACACATAAATCGAATATCCTTAAACAGTTTGTAATTtcactgcttttttttttttttttcaaaaaagagaaataaaacttcattaagaagaaaagaatagtGCAACACAAGAGCCAACTCTAGGGCTCAACACAACAAACACAAATAGTACAGACAACAAGTACTTCAACCAGGCAAGCCTAATCAAAACACCCAAACTATAGATTAGAAGAGAAGAATGTCATAGGAATATTGCAGCCACAAGCTGTTGATACCCGAAAATGTAAACCTATTTTTGTGGAGAGTTCTAAGGACAAAGATTGGGCCTAGACTCGATCTAAGACCCATTGTATCGATATTAGGTCAACGAGTGAAGCCTAGAGTAATAAGAGTAATTATACACCTACTATGCCATCTTGTTCATGCCTAGCAAGCTAGGCTTATTGCAAAGTTTTTATTTAGAACCTAAGGGAGGCAAGCCAAGCCATTCCATGCCTAATAATAAGCAAGAGATATCACAAAGGCCAAGCCCCCTGTTAGAACTGGATGGAGAATACATACACTCAATATTATGGAAGAGAGAATATTTCATTACAATGCACACAAATGATTACATGCAACTCATGCAATATATAGGACACTAACAATAATTCTAGACTCTATAACGTCCATAACCGACGTCTAACTTATTGACTCATAACTCTATATCATAATCACCCATTACACCTTGAATGACCACCAACTTACATAACGGAAATACCCATTATTTCACACATTACACCCACTAACTCATGCATGTAACTCACACATTAAACCTTCTAATTAAACACCAAATAACAACTAATTAAAGACATGTTTATTTTCCAACATCCTCCCTTAAACATGACTTTTAGGTTTTGGACCGACTCTCAGTAAAGCTCTCAATTTGCTAAATGTCTTTATTTTAAAAGGTTTTGTGAAGATGTCGGCAATCTGGTTGGCTGACTTGACAAACTTGGGCTGAATCTCCTTCTTGCTCACAAATTCTTTGATTTTGTGATACCTTGTGTCAATGTGCTTGTTCTTTTCATGAAACATTGGATTCTTCGCCAAAGCTATTGCAGACTTGTTGTCAATGCAGACTTTAGTAGCTTCCTTTTGTGCCAAGTTAAGCTCTTTCAACAAATTTCTAAGCCAAATAGCATGACAAACACATGATGTTGCAGCAACATATTCTGCCTCATAAGTAGAAAGTGTCACAATTGGTTGCTTCTTTGAAGTCCATGTGAAAGCTGCATCTCCCATATAAAAAACAAATCTAGTTATACTCTTTCTATCATCAATATCTCTAGCCCAGTCACTATCACTATAACCCATAAGCTTCAAATCATTTGCTGGTGA encodes the following:
- the LOC133724590 gene encoding histone deacetylase 14, chloroplastic; this translates as MDLLSVPSSPSLAGNVLFLARQRFCNWRSPERLHLDAIFATDGILYKNLRRGRGCFSKTTEASSSFSNGTGHGESPYIPINTKPSDARIIYAVAPAMGHNQEAHPESHFRVPAIVQALDKLELTPKFRGSKVIELQKFRPASVDDITSVHTQSYVSGLEKAMDQASKDGLIFIEGSGPTYATVETFQESMIAAGAGIALIDSVVAESKNSRDPPTGFALIRPPGHHAIPKGPMGFCVFGNIAIAARYAQRAHGLKRVFIIDFDVHHGNGTNDAFYEDPDIFFLSTHQDGSYPGTGKFDEIGRGDGEGTTLNLPLPGGSGDTAMRTVFDEVIVPCAQRFKPDIILVSAGYDAHALDPLASLQFTTGTYYMLASSIQQLAKDICGGRCVFFLEGGYNLDSLSYSVADSFRAFLKEPSLASTFDNPAMLYEEPSMKVKQAIQRVKHLHSL